The Thermobispora bispora DSM 43833 genome window below encodes:
- a CDS encoding glycogen debranching N-terminal domain-containing protein has protein sequence MTNAWTFEGQPAALGDTTVTLVEGTSFCVSTRTGDIVSGGAQGVYHADTRLLSRWELRIDDVPVEPLQVLSDQPYHARFIGRTQPRPGRAESTLLVVRDRYVGGGLREDIRLRNESDETVGCLVNIHLASDIADLFEVKVGRVQHVHDVDTVTEGSTLRIFSPSRSRGVVLRTEDALVAPGRLSFRVVVPARGEWSTKIQANPIIDGEEVQARFSAHFPVQSAEPAVRFAAWDRDIPRVRTTHRALARALERSREDLGSLRLFDQDKPDQPPTIAAGAPWFMTLFGRDSLLTSWMALPLDQSLALGTLRRLAELQGKKEDPITEEEPGKIPHELRSGVQTQVSVHGGSCYYGSVDATPLFVMLLGELRRWGLHDEAVDELLPAADAALRWIEEYGEKQGPIEGLLWYRRKTDQGLQNQGWKDSFDGINYADGRLAKAPIALAEVQGYVYAAYTARYHFAVEAGDEETARRCAQRANRIRRLFNELFWLPDRGYYAVGIDGAGRPIDSLASNMGHCLWTGIVDEDKAPSVVHHLMSDEMFTGFGIRTLASNMGAYNPMSYHNGSVWPHDNALIVSGLVRYGFVEEAQRVTLGLLDAAEEFGGRLPELFCGFDRKEFPVPVPYPTSCSPQAWAAASPIHMLRSLLRLDPWIPYGQAWIAPALPKEFGELWVTGLPLAGERVDVVVSEDGTTEVIGLPSRITVHYEPRPPLSVLVDGTGGHADDRNVEELNDDEQRREKA, from the coding sequence ATGACGAACGCGTGGACGTTCGAGGGACAACCCGCGGCGCTCGGCGACACGACGGTGACGCTGGTCGAGGGGACCTCGTTCTGTGTGTCGACCAGGACCGGCGACATCGTCTCCGGCGGGGCGCAGGGCGTCTACCACGCCGACACCCGGCTGCTCTCCCGCTGGGAGCTGCGCATCGACGACGTCCCCGTCGAGCCGCTGCAGGTCCTCTCCGACCAGCCGTACCACGCCCGGTTCATCGGGCGGACCCAGCCGCGTCCCGGGCGGGCGGAGAGCACGCTGCTCGTGGTCCGCGACCGGTACGTGGGCGGCGGCCTCCGCGAGGACATCCGGCTCCGCAACGAGTCGGACGAGACCGTGGGCTGCCTGGTGAACATCCACCTCGCCTCGGACATCGCCGACCTGTTCGAGGTGAAGGTGGGCCGCGTCCAGCACGTCCACGACGTCGACACGGTCACCGAGGGGAGCACCCTGCGGATCTTCTCCCCCAGCAGGTCCCGGGGCGTGGTGCTCCGGACCGAGGACGCGCTCGTCGCCCCCGGCCGGCTCTCCTTCCGCGTCGTGGTCCCGGCCCGGGGCGAGTGGTCCACGAAGATCCAGGCCAACCCGATCATCGACGGGGAGGAGGTCCAGGCCCGGTTCTCCGCGCACTTCCCGGTGCAGAGCGCGGAGCCGGCCGTGCGGTTCGCCGCCTGGGACCGGGACATCCCCCGGGTCCGCACCACCCACCGCGCGCTCGCCCGGGCGCTCGAGCGGTCCCGCGAGGACCTGGGCTCGCTCCGGCTGTTCGATCAGGACAAGCCGGACCAGCCGCCGACGATCGCGGCCGGGGCGCCGTGGTTCATGACCCTGTTCGGCCGCGACTCCCTGCTCACCTCGTGGATGGCGCTCCCGCTCGACCAGTCGCTCGCGCTCGGCACGCTCCGCCGCCTCGCCGAGCTGCAGGGCAAGAAGGAAGACCCGATCACCGAGGAGGAGCCGGGGAAGATCCCGCACGAGCTGCGGTCCGGGGTGCAGACCCAGGTCTCCGTCCACGGCGGCTCCTGCTACTACGGCTCGGTCGACGCCACCCCGCTGTTCGTGATGCTCCTCGGCGAGCTACGCCGCTGGGGCCTGCACGATGAGGCGGTCGACGAGCTGCTGCCGGCGGCCGACGCCGCGCTCCGGTGGATCGAAGAGTACGGTGAAAAACAGGGGCCCATCGAGGGGCTGCTCTGGTACCGCAGGAAGACGGACCAGGGGCTGCAGAACCAGGGCTGGAAAGACTCGTTCGATGGCATTAACTACGCGGACGGGAGACTGGCCAAGGCTCCGATCGCGCTCGCCGAGGTGCAGGGGTACGTCTACGCGGCGTACACCGCCCGATACCACTTCGCGGTGGAGGCCGGCGACGAGGAGACCGCCCGGCGGTGCGCCCAGCGGGCCAACCGGATCCGCCGCCTCTTCAACGAGCTCTTCTGGCTGCCCGACCGGGGCTACTACGCGGTCGGGATCGACGGCGCTGGCCGGCCGATCGACAGCCTCGCGTCGAACATGGGCCACTGCCTGTGGACCGGGATCGTGGACGAGGACAAGGCGCCGTCGGTGGTCCACCACCTCATGTCGGACGAGATGTTCACGGGTTTCGGCATCCGGACGCTCGCCTCGAACATGGGCGCCTACAACCCGATGAGCTACCACAACGGGTCGGTGTGGCCACATGACAATGCCTTGATCGTCTCCGGACTGGTCCGGTACGGCTTCGTAGAGGAGGCCCAGCGCGTCACGCTGGGGCTCCTGGACGCGGCCGAGGAGTTCGGGGGCAGGCTTCCCGAGCTGTTCTGCGGGTTCGACAGGAAGGAATTCCCGGTGCCGGTGCCGTACCCCACGTCCTGCTCCCCCCAGGCGTGGGCGGCGGCGAGCCCGATCCACATGCTGCGGTCGCTGCTGCGGCTGGACCCCTGGATCCCGTACGGCCAGGCGTGGATCGCCCCGGCGCTGCCGAAGGAGTTCGGTGAGCTGTGGGTGACCGGGCTGCCGCTCGCCGGCGAACGGGTCGACGTGGTGGTGAGCGAGGACGGCACTACCGAGGTGATCGGGCTGCCCTCCCGGATCACCGTCCACTACGAGCCCCGCCCGCCCCTCAGCGTCCTCGTCGACGGCACCGGCGGCCACGCGGACGACCGGAATGTGGAGGAGCTGAATGACGACGAGCAGCGGAGGGAGAAAGCGTAG
- the glgP gene encoding alpha-glucan family phosphorylase has translation MRAIRRFTVRTSLPPQLAPLAELVRNLRWSWHPETLDLFADVDREAWERVGHDPVALLGAVETGRLLELAADRRFLRRLADAADDLREYLTAPRWYQSLEDAPRAIAYFSPEYGIAAALPQYSGGLGILAGDHLKAASDLGVPIIGVGLLYRHGYFTQSLSPDGWQLEHYPSLDPGGLPLTLLREADGTPATVCVTLDGAQPLRARIWVAQVGRVPLLLLDSGIAENDPMARDVTDRLYGGGSDHRLRQELLLGVGGVRAVRAYCRITGHPEPEVFHTNEGHAGFLGLERIRELTEARLSFAEALEAVRAGTVFTTHTPVPAGIDRFPADMIARQFSGSAWPTVDVANVLELGAEPGPGGDPSVFNMAVMGMRLAQRVNGVSRLHGEVSRAMFRGLWPGFDLDELPIGSITNGVHAPTWMARELLELIGGDHLTGVGDERGWERVDRLSDADLWAVRCRLRTRLVAETRKRLKRAWLRRGAAEAELGWVDQVLDPEVLTIGFARRVPAYKRLTLMLRDPERLTALLLHPDRPVQIVIAGKAHPADEGGKRLIQQIVRFADQERVRHRIVFLPDYDMALAQVLVAGADVWMNNPLRPLEACGTSGMKAALNGGLNLSIRDGWWDEWFDGANGWAIPSAEGVADPDRRDELEAAALYDLLEREVTPRFYDRTADGLPRRWLEMVRHTLRSLGPKVLAGRMLKEYVLDLYTPAAKAAREFAADDHRNAKRFAAWKVRVSRAWPGVRVEHVEGSGAGDTPELGTRLKITATVALGELSPEDVEVQAVYGRVGAHDELIRPDHVTLTMETIHDDGRARYAGVIPLDRTGAFGYTVRVVPSHPLLAAPAELGLIAVPEEPAGMTNGTLR, from the coding sequence GTGAGAGCAATTCGGCGCTTCACCGTACGGACGTCCCTGCCTCCTCAGCTGGCGCCGCTGGCCGAGCTGGTGCGGAATCTCCGCTGGTCATGGCACCCGGAGACGCTGGACCTCTTCGCCGACGTGGACCGGGAGGCATGGGAGCGGGTCGGCCACGATCCGGTCGCCCTGCTCGGTGCGGTGGAGACCGGCCGGTTGCTCGAGCTCGCCGCGGACCGGCGGTTCCTGCGCCGGCTCGCCGACGCCGCCGATGACCTCCGCGAGTACCTCACCGCTCCGCGGTGGTACCAGTCGCTGGAGGACGCGCCCCGGGCGATCGCCTACTTCTCCCCGGAGTACGGCATCGCCGCCGCGCTCCCGCAGTACTCGGGCGGCCTCGGCATCCTCGCGGGCGACCACCTGAAGGCGGCGAGCGACCTCGGTGTGCCGATCATCGGGGTGGGCCTGCTCTACCGCCACGGCTACTTCACCCAGTCGCTCTCCCCGGACGGCTGGCAGCTGGAGCACTACCCGTCGCTCGACCCGGGCGGGCTCCCGCTCACCCTGCTGCGGGAGGCGGACGGCACCCCGGCCACGGTCTGCGTCACCCTCGACGGCGCGCAGCCCTTGCGCGCCCGGATCTGGGTCGCCCAGGTGGGCCGGGTGCCCTTACTGCTGCTCGACTCCGGGATCGCGGAGAACGACCCGATGGCCAGGGACGTGACCGACCGCCTCTACGGCGGCGGGAGCGACCACCGGCTCCGGCAGGAGCTGCTCCTCGGCGTCGGCGGGGTGCGGGCGGTGCGCGCGTACTGCCGGATCACCGGCCACCCGGAGCCCGAGGTGTTCCACACCAACGAGGGCCACGCCGGCTTCCTCGGCCTGGAGCGGATCCGCGAGCTCACCGAGGCGCGGCTCTCCTTCGCGGAGGCGCTCGAGGCGGTGCGCGCCGGCACGGTGTTCACCACGCACACCCCGGTGCCGGCCGGCATCGACCGGTTCCCGGCCGACATGATCGCGCGCCAGTTCAGCGGGAGCGCCTGGCCGACCGTGGACGTGGCGAACGTCCTGGAGCTGGGGGCCGAGCCCGGGCCCGGCGGCGACCCCTCGGTGTTCAACATGGCCGTGATGGGCATGCGGCTCGCCCAGCGGGTCAACGGCGTCTCCCGGCTCCACGGCGAGGTGAGCCGCGCCATGTTCCGCGGCCTGTGGCCGGGGTTCGACCTCGACGAGCTGCCGATCGGCTCGATCACCAACGGCGTCCACGCGCCCACGTGGATGGCCCGCGAGCTCCTCGAGCTGATCGGCGGCGACCACCTCACCGGGGTGGGCGACGAGCGGGGCTGGGAGCGGGTGGACCGGCTCTCCGACGCCGACCTCTGGGCCGTGCGCTGCCGGCTGCGCACCCGGCTGGTGGCGGAGACGCGCAAGCGGCTCAAGCGCGCCTGGCTCCGGCGCGGCGCCGCGGAGGCGGAGCTCGGCTGGGTCGACCAGGTCCTCGACCCGGAGGTGCTGACCATCGGGTTCGCGCGCCGGGTCCCCGCGTACAAGCGGCTCACCCTCATGCTCCGCGACCCGGAGCGGCTCACGGCGCTGCTGCTCCACCCGGACCGGCCCGTCCAGATCGTCATCGCCGGGAAGGCGCACCCGGCCGACGAGGGCGGCAAGCGGCTCATCCAGCAGATCGTCCGGTTCGCCGACCAGGAGCGCGTGCGGCACCGCATCGTGTTCCTGCCCGACTACGACATGGCGCTCGCCCAGGTGCTCGTCGCCGGCGCCGACGTCTGGATGAACAACCCGCTCCGCCCGCTCGAGGCGTGCGGCACCTCCGGGATGAAGGCCGCGCTCAACGGCGGCCTCAACCTCTCCATCCGGGACGGCTGGTGGGACGAGTGGTTCGACGGCGCCAACGGCTGGGCCATCCCAAGCGCCGAGGGCGTGGCGGATCCCGACCGGCGTGACGAGCTCGAGGCGGCGGCCCTCTACGACCTCCTCGAGCGCGAGGTCACGCCCCGGTTCTACGACCGCACCGCCGACGGGCTGCCGCGCCGCTGGCTGGAGATGGTCCGGCACACGCTGCGCTCGCTCGGGCCGAAGGTCCTGGCCGGGCGCATGCTCAAGGAGTACGTGCTCGACCTCTACACCCCGGCGGCGAAGGCGGCCCGGGAGTTCGCCGCGGATGACCACCGGAACGCCAAGCGGTTCGCGGCCTGGAAGGTGCGCGTGTCGCGGGCCTGGCCGGGGGTGCGGGTCGAGCACGTCGAAGGCTCCGGGGCCGGCGACACCCCGGAGCTCGGCACCCGCCTGAAGATCACGGCCACGGTCGCGCTCGGGGAGCTGAGCCCCGAGGACGTCGAGGTCCAGGCGGTCTACGGCCGGGTCGGCGCGCACGACGAGCTGATCCGCCCGGATCACGTCACGCTGACGATGGAGACGATCCACGACGACGGCCGCGCCCGGTACGCCGGGGTGATCCCCCTCGATCGGACCGGCGCATTCGGTTACACCGTCCGTGTCGTGCCGTCGCACCCATTGCTGGCGGCGCCCGCCGAACTCGGCTTGATCGCCGTGCCGGAGGAGCCGGCGGGCATGACGAACGGAACCCTCCGCTGA